The genomic segment AAGGATGTTTAACCAACCAGAGCTAGTGATCAAAAGAAATTCGCAGTAGACCTACTATAGTTAGCAATTCCCACGCTAACGTTTTATACTGGACCCACTGAGGAGATTAACAGTTGGATCAAACTGGCTGCGTGGTTATGTAATTTTTATGATAAATATCTGAACCATTGCTTACCTTACCTCGTGTCGTTGATCTTTTGAGCTTGCCACAGACTGTATTAAAAATTGTCTCATATGCATACTTGGCGACAGTAATGTTAAACGAAGTAAGAGAGCGACGAGGCTAAAGCGAATCGTCCATGAAGCCAAACTGTTTCGTGAATGATTTTCACAtttaaatgtgtttttaaaatCCAAGGTTTCGGATTCAACACAGGTTTTTATATCCTCGTCTGTTTCCAAAGTTATCCCCGTTATGCGCCTATGTCCTTCCTGTTTAGCAAACGCTTATGCACACGTCCCTAAACACATGACCGGTCTGCAGTAGCTTGATTGGGTAATATAGTTGACAGACATCTCTTCAAACAAATGGGACGTCTTTACACAGATGTTTCCGGTAGTGTTTCTATGcgaagaggaaaaaaataaacaaaatttcGACAACACACGATCACCAAAAGTCTGGATTGGAAGCCTGCCATTTTCCTGTAAATGTAAGCGCAGACTTCATATGACCTGTAATTTCTAGAGAGTGAATGTAATTTTATGTTTTAAGCGCGTCGCTTACATGCAATTGCTAGCGAACGAGCTCCCACCGTTAGCAGAATTTCCCCTTTCAAATCCACGTTAGCAAGCACTAGAACTAGGTTCTACTATCTACGTGTATGTTGCAAGATGATGTGCAAGCTTGTCATGAAAGTGTTATAGGCGAATATGTGTGATACTGTTCAAAGTGTGAAAGGCTGTTCGTGTCCTTCCTTACTTGTTTCACATACGAGAAAAGTTGCACCCACAACCTGCTGTCCCAATGCCTCTGGGATCAACAGCTCAGTCGAAGTTATTCAGTTGTAATGCATTTGTTTAGCTAGAGTCTTTATTGCAATAAGGATTTTATGAGCAGGCTACTGCTAATTTCTGTaatttctctttttaaaaaaaagatttggaTGAACCCAACCACTTGACCTCTGTCATCTCCCGACTGTAACTAGATGTTCTGCAAACATGACGACCGAGACTTCCGTCAAAGACATCAAACCAGGACTAAAAAACCTGAACGTGATATTTATTGTATTGGAAACGGGTATGTTGTCATGTTATTAATCTATCTCTTTTTTATTGTCTCTTCTCTAATTCCAATTCTTTTCAACCATATGTTGCAAAATAGTCCATTCTGTGCGTGcataagttaggcctacattgtgcccagggccggattaagatggcctggggccctactacaggttgctgtgggcccccccagaaggaGAATTTCGTGACAAATGTACTACTGTTAGGAGCTAAGAATTAAGGGTGCCATGTCCACCAACagcactcaacatgacagatgactttttcaatattgcatcttgtcacatttctgtaatttttcacttttgtccaatcaggggggcctctggcaggtggggagccctaggctgcatccatatctagcctttgcattaatccggccctgattgtgCCATAAGATAAAACGAAATGTAATGGCCTACGTGTCACCcaattattaggcctacttttgatGTGGCATATCCAGACTTGTagcctacagcatgatgactaaTTGTGACATGTCTGATTACAAAGGTCGTGTCACCAAAACCAAGGACGGTCATGAGGTCCGCACCTGTAAGGTGGCCGACAAGACCGGTAGCATCAGCATCTCTGTGTGGGACGAGGTGGGAGGACTCATCCAGACGGGGGACATCATCAGGCTTACTAAAGGGTGAGTGGAGTGCAAAACCAATGCAGAAGAACTATTTACCCATCTCCTTGTTGTGTCAAATATTAAGTTTGTGCGTTTGTCCGTATTTTTTGCTTGCAGTTATGCTTCGATCTTCAAAGGCTGTCTAACACTTTACACTGGGCGAGGAGGGGAGCTGACGAAGATTGGAGAGTAAGTAGTCTAGTCCAGTGGTTTTCTGGCCCTTCCCTTGGGTTAACATTCTAAACCCAGTGTGGCCCTTggcccaaaataattgcccacccctggtctagcaCACCATCAGAGATAATTCCAAAAAGAGACAAAATCATGTTCTAGTCTGGCATGCAGATTATGATaagtcaagtgtacttcattATAAacaaatctatgtaacagggctaGCACATAAGTTTAAAATTGCGTTTGCCCCgcttccaatgtgcagttaaaccaaACCGATAaagacattgataataatctcacacacacacacacacacacacacacacacacacacacacacacacacacacacacacacacacacacacacacacacacacacacacacacatagcagcagagagtacaatcagtggtcttatcacccggtgagcagacagaacgtcttctgattgactgagcaggtgtccattattccttGAGAGCAGGACTCAACtacgatgtcatgcgggcgtgcgggcgtctaagttgtttcttttcctaactttctggcgaactgccgttactaattctaaactcgaggttgctatggccaagaccccgtccttaattctatcgcatttcgTTGCCAAGCCAAGAGCCattcgttaattctatcgcatttggttgtcaagtgaaAAACCCTGTTATTCCTACtgtcgcatttggttgtcaagtcgcccCAATGTACGCGcgtctccgatagaggcgcgtctcactagattaggaagtggtgaaCTTGTCACGAAGCCGTAGATCaacaaattaataaaataatacttaaatgctggtaaccgggtgataaacGGAATAACAActttcgaggtgtcccgatatcaagggaaaatggacttggcgaagcgaacacgAACggtccgcctcgtccattatttcccttgatatcgggacacctcgtcgtccgttATTCCTTACATTTAGGTTATGTCCAGTTGTGTAGATGCCGTATGTAAAGTGCAAAGGGTAAAGTGCAAAAGTCATGGTGAATGAGATGTTCATGGAATGCTCTTCAGTGTCTTTGAAATCTTCAGGTagttttcttcagtgtgttgatgagtcggatggcttgtggaaagaagctgtttcccAGCCTGCTTGTGCGGAACTGCATGCTGCGGTAACGCTTCCCTGATAGTAGGGAGAACAGTTTGTGTGTTGGGTGAGCGGGGTCATTGATAATGTTCATTGCTCTCTTGGAACAGCGTGAAGTATAcaggtcctgaatggctggtaggggtgatctaatgatcttttctgcagtcctcaccacCCTCTGTAATGCCTTCTTGTCTGCAGCGAGACAGCCAACGTGCCAGACAgagattatcattgactttcaaatctcttttcgagacttggtctaaccTACACCATAacgattaatgtttcccaaacaagatggttgacctgccttcctcggtttgctactggtcgaggccagtaAAGGCTGTGTTGAAGCTTGTACCAAAACGTTTCACAGTCTCAATAGAACCTCCCTGTTTAatccacatcactgccttgaatacgcctctacccagggccgttggagctgctcaaagtagatatcttcccgacaaagtgggtggagttcctgatttctcgggagctcagaaattatatttgtattgttcCTGACCCGACTCGAAGCAACACCGAAGGGCAATactgaagctgttgtgtcactaggagggcgtggcctgactAAGACAGAGACACTGCTGGTCAGAATGCAGATGTAGGGAGGTCAGCTCTTCTCATCCTCCACAGGAAGTGGAGTCGTGTCTGTgctgttttttggttttttttaaaagatattttttagggcttttgtgcctttattttgcgacaggacagtgaaggagagacaggaaacaagtggggagagagagacgcggaaggactggcaaatgacccgggcaggaattGAATCCGAGTTGCAGGCATAGTAACACAGTGTCTCCGCTGTTTTGACCAGGGAGATGTTTGTGGTCCATGTGAGGACATCTGTTATATGCGCTCCAAGGAACTTTGTGCTTTTCACAGACTTCACAGCACAATTATTATGTCAGCTATTACAGAATTTTGTGATGTGTTTATACTTGGGCAATGTTATAACTATTGACAATGAGGTTTTCCACTAAGTGGGTTCGCTACTTAAAGAGTGCCTGTCCATTCAAATTCATGTCAACACATTGAGCTGTTAAGTTCAGTTGGAGGTCTTCAGTTGAACAGCTACTGTTAAGTGACAGATGGCTGTAAACAAAGTCACATGGCGTCTGCAGTCTGTAACATGCACCCTGCACTATTTTCAGGTTCTGTATGGTTTACTCAGAGGTGCCAAACTTCAGTGAGCCCAACCCAGAGTACCTTTCCCAGGGTAACAACAAAACGGTAAGCGCTGCGAACCATTCTTCTTTACACCAATTTAACATAGCCATGGTTTCATGAGTCATGTTTTTTGTGTGATACAAGGCTTTAGTGTATTTGTGTTTGATGGCATAACCATCCTTTCCGTCTTGCATTTGTTCACCAGAACACAAAGGACAATGGGAACAACAACAGTGGAACATCTCCGGCATCCAGTGGTGAGTGCATTAGCCTTAGTCTTTCAGTGCATCAATGAATGTTGCTGAAGTCATAGCACTACAGAATGCAACAAATGATTCTGAACTTAAGTTGTAATGAATCCAAATGGGTCATTGGCCACAATTTTGTAACATTTCTATCTGCCCTCATTTGCAGAAAAAGGTACAACACACCAAAAACTTTTGGGATGTGAAGTTTGGAGTATGTTAAGACTTTCATGTTTTTACTGTAAATAAACCATTTCCCCATTAGAATGGACAGGATATCAGTAAGGGTTGAATAGAAAATGTGCCGGCAGGTACGGTTAAGTCAAGGGTACACTTTGAAAATTGGAGAGTTTCTCAAAGAACCCTCATCTGGTTGGTGAAGGAACCCAAAGGTTCCCTGAGGGACCCTGGGACGATGAAATTCTAGGGTATTTTATCCAGGGCCAGTACTTAATGTCCTACGTCACTACTAGTTAAACCAATGACAATGCAAGAGAATCCTGTGTTGGGTGGCTATGGAACGCACGCACCTCGCACAATTAAGCGTTGGTACGTTGCTAGAGAAGCATGTTTCACACATCGCAACgccccacactcacactcttccGACGACATTGATTGAAAAGATTTGTTGGTTAGCGTGTAAACTTGCATATTAACAATGCAAAACGAGTTGGTAAACAATTCCTGGGTGTgcacccctggctgcgcactcttcAACCTTTTTTGGGATTTTTGGAAacagctgtcactcaaaaaaatgtGCTCATATGGTTGGCTTCTTAGcaccttgcccctcctcacagcgcaaaTGTGCACCAATGTTTGTAAACTGGAAACCTATGTTTACAGACGTTTGCGCTGTGAGGGGggacaagatgctaagcagccaaccaggtgagctaattttttgaccgacagtagtttccaacaatcagaggttgaaaagTGCACAGACAGGGGTGTGAAGCCAAGGATTGTTTATAAACGGGAAAGCcatggagtgcgttgcaatatgcgaacttgcctcctccacttgcgcttgtctcctcgtcccgcctcctggcccctcctccgtggagaaaacgatagtttcccagctgtcagcctagccacaacaacttttgagggactgtttttcattcaccatcccaattgcaaatgagaaaaagactctacaattgagcttttgcaagatattgaaacataatgctgtggtcagtgatgtcatcatgacatattacttcctggtacgaggagagaagcaagtggaggaggcaagtggaggaggcaaggtcgcatattgcaacttACTCATGTATACTGAATTGCTTCAAACGGTTAAAGACTTCCCTCCTTTTTTTATTCTCCAGGAAGTGAGACGGCCAATGGAAATGGACTAGCGCCTCAAACGGTTGGAAGCTCCTCCAATAACCAGTCAGGAGCCAGTGCGGCGGGAACCAATGGCAGCAAAGTAGCTAGTAGCACTGGGGGCAACTCCATCAGCAATGGGAAAGAGACCAGACGCGCAGGCAAGAGGTGACCGTCTCACCGTCTCACGAAAGACAAGATTTGGAAACATGGCCATTTCTACAGGTTTCATCACCCACTTTCCCCATGGTTTCGTCTGTGTCAATGTGCACTAAACAGGAATATGCACGTACATTGGGGGACTAAGCATAGAGGCAGATAGCTGTGAGGCAGCCTCTGAAAATCACTGTAAAATGTGCTTGTTTTTATTTGATTCCCTGTAGTGGTTGTGGATCTTTGTTCCTTGGTTCGATCATGTGTTTTTATCATGCAACGCATTACATGAGTCACAATTTTATAGACAAAACTTATTCTAAAGTTAAAACTGAAAAACAATTAGGTCAATGTTTTCTTACTGGAGTGAGGTTTTTAGACTTAACTTGTGTTTACTTATGTATGTATGTTGTTGTATGTATCCTCTGTTCATTAAAATTGCATTTCGTCGTTTGCCAACTGTTAAGAAAATAATGTGTCGGAAATGGTCAGAATGGTACATGTGTTTTAtaattatataaaatatatagtATATCACTTCATTGTAAATATTAATATCAATCAGAGTATGTCTACTGTATGATTTTTGAAAGAGGAATATTCACAACCCCAggaataattgtatttgtaaaaCAACAGACCACCAGTCCCATTTTTATACACTGTTCTGTCATTTGTGAAATTTGATCAAATAGTATTTGTCTCTGTAAATATATGGCTTTCAAAGAAATGTGTTGTTTGTCCATTATACAGACCATTTTCTATTTCAATcctgtttaaaggaacagtccaccctttttcgatttcacatatttgcagtatttccaggtATTACACATAAATGCATATAATTTCCTTCTCTGTGTTCTGTAGGTCTACTTAGATTGACATTATTTGCAAAGCTCAgcacaatcactggaagtaaatggtaccatatagcatcaagccacaagtgatcactgggtGGAATTAAATAGTCCTTTTGTACTCTGGTAAATTTGACATTCTATATTCTATGACATTTTAtatgtacatttgatgatgttttatttgctGCCATTTAACTCTATTGCATCGCTTAATACAGCTATACTCTCAAACCAGGCAACGTGAACACAGAGAAAAAGTCCTATGTATTCTcattttaccagggcttaactagagataagcaatttcctgaaataagATGGAGTGTTCCTTTTAAAGGTAGAGCATGTAGGATTTTACCTTCTCATAAATATTTACTTAgtcataaactaatatttactagtatgaccaaagtacagcaagttttgcagtgGACATGCAGAAGATCagccttttcatgtatgggaaaGCAATTTTTCTCGTCAAAATGAATGCGTtgcatttgatggtggtggtaagtgttgaGAGATGaacaatttgtttatcttggtctcatcagaccacacgacatggttccagtgatccatatccttggtctgttcatctctcctgagaccaagataaacaaatgtgctttagatggtgtcaagcatgtgtggtggtaaagaaaaaaagtgtatcatctggcttgtcaagcatggtagtgggactgacatggtttggggttgCATGAATGCCGTCATCATTTgacatctgaattacacctaaagaaacatgtatgtcaacatgcactgtgactacagaagcagatcatgatataggatttcattcaagtCTCACAcgcatctattttagccaggtgcagactcaaaatgtaaaagtgcaatgtgaagaaaggttgaaatgcacacagaTGACCTgcctttttattccattttcatttcgagacatttcaggccaacacggccccctctcagacactctctacaggattttaacctggggtgtactcacttttgttacatgttgtaaaatattttttgtgagtgaacaacacatttaagcggttatatatgttcttgacaggtcactaatcattgtgtggAATTGAAATTTGTCctttgaaaagatatacttacaaatctgcaaaaatgtgaggggtgtactcactcacCTCTATGACATACTGTAGCACAGGAAACAGACACCTTATTGAAACATAGCCTGGAAGAATTATTTTACTGTGTCCTaaattagagcatgacacggggagtggattttcactcccgtcccatcccggacccagaaaaaaaatcccatcctgtcccatcccggactggagtaaaagatacaaatcccatcccgtccactcctgaaaagaatgtctcccaatcctgcccactcccactcaaaatcaaccccaatcccgtttcatcaaaaaaacaaggctttttctgtttgttttttaaagaaaaaataagcggcattcccgctcatgttcatttttattcccgctcctgcccgctcccattcatctttattcacgCTCCTGCCCGatcccattcatctttaaaattttgactcccatcccgcgggaatcccgcaggacccacgggaattcctgaaaaatgtcatcctctagtcctAATGCCAGACCAAGCCAACCAGCCTTATCCAGCAGCTTACTACTAGGCAGTAAAGAGTCCAGTCCACAGCATAAGAAAGCCAGCTGCATCTGTGTATTATGGTTTCAATAGTTACAGAGCATGGACATTAGAGCAAGATAAAACAGGGACACATTGCATTCAGATTATGTTCAGATAAGACTATACAGATGGGTCAAAGACATGTCcctcagtgcaacggatacttttgcttactgtaaatgcaaaaaaagagattttttttaaattatttttttggcttggctttcatgcattcacttttcaaaaaattgttttgaaatttcatgtttttcacagttacagtaagcaaaagcatctgttagcactgaaggacagtgtcatgttggacgtctttgacccagatatGCATGTAATTCAGATGATTTGGCATTTGTTACCTTTATATGACATGTGGGTAGTGATGTAGGGTTGGATTATGACTTCATAGGTCCCTGAGCCGTTAGAAATGCAATATTAACACACAATATGAGAATTGAAATATCCTCCATATTCCAATTCTCATGCTGTGTTAATATTGCACTTTTATTTAAATAAGGAGGCTTTGGGTTTAgggccccttggctcttgggcccctgggcctgtgcccggtaggcccatgcagtaatccatcctgtATCTAATGTCATTTTGGTCATATTCGTTTTGGGTCAGTGGTCTGGGCCTCTGCTGATTTCTCTGTGATCTGTCTAACAGCAACCAGATCACAGGCCAAAGTGATTGTGGACAAAAGTAGTgaagaaaatctttttttttggtcattttgtgTTTGACTTACAAgattatgttagtgtgtgtgccacTCAAGGTCTAACAATGTCAAAATGCTAAAACAAGAATGAAATACAGCTGCACTGACACACTTCACTTACTTAAGCTCTTTGCTCCTTGGTGTGCATACAAATATTCCACAATTCACTCCCCTTCCATGTAAATATCCACAGTACTGTATTTTCCTCAGTCTCATGAATGACGTTTCACTCTAGCTCTCCCTTGTTGATGGACAGCTACTTGACCATGCATATTTCCTGTGTGACTGTGGGTGAGCAGCATAAGGCACTGTTTATTCTCTGCCTATGCCAACAATGTTTAACAATGTACCAGTAATCAGCTTTACAAAGATCCTTTGGAATATTTTGACTGAGTGCTGCTGATTTTACAGTGTATGTAAGTGATAATTTTTCAGCAGTTGTATTCTCAGATTAAGTGTGCCAGCATCGCTGTAACAATGGCTGCATCCATTCTACATCCACGTGACATTTCAGTGCTCtattaatttaaagggacactgtgcaggaaatggtcaaaaaaggtactgcaactatgctgctcattgaaactgggctgcctatttccaaatttgatcttttcatgaaagtttactgagtaattaactaatattttctagtatggtccaagtacagtcatttttgcagctaaaatggctatttctggaaattcaaaatggcggaccatggagaagatcccccttttcatgtatgaaaagtgccatttttccagtcataatgaatacttagaatttgatggtggtggtaagtattcatgaaaaaggtaacattagtgaatgggtagcatgaattctggaaataaacaactaaaaatcttgcacagtgtacttGCTgattttacattgtatgtaacTGATAATTTTTCAGCATTTGTATTCTCAGATTAAGTGTGCCAGCA from the Engraulis encrasicolus isolate BLACKSEA-1 chromosome 14, IST_EnEncr_1.0, whole genome shotgun sequence genome contains:
- the nabp2 gene encoding SOSS complex subunit B1-B; this encodes MTTETSVKDIKPGLKNLNVIFIVLETGRVTKTKDGHEVRTCKVADKTGSISISVWDEVGGLIQTGDIIRLTKGYASIFKGCLTLYTGRGGELTKIGEFCMVYSEVPNFSEPNPEYLSQGNNKTNTKDNGNNNSGTSPASSGSETANGNGLAPQTVGSSSNNQSGASAAGTNGSKVASSTGGNSISNGKETRRAGKR